A single region of the Bartonella harrusi genome encodes:
- a CDS encoding phage tail protein gives MIGALLPNNATEFERRLADVCDFHQDVDGAVLGISRSKLITRPPRFLPWLIEEYGLGELTPYVPNLYDLIDQGLQWQNIRGSLAAIERGLAWLQISARFTPAWSGRLWWNSFQLYFDQLPEQSALEAIEAITELSKSLRSDFRRGVNGYDVQALEGNMSRLDDSLLDYESGVRLTAGDTLFSFGRTTEIMHRLTKQEGTLIGNWMDDGDGELSFDQIDYPWDMANFPWCSVKKHQRDILMAEWFYNRTLYLVLRDCEDDVIGTRRCNIVKPVEQNLAGVYHHLGDRYQPSSMGTALLIAARTDFQNVDGRKAASIAVLVHATPKQHIPLGKLWCACNELIGGVEIIKTPINIPLRGDVREQFKILLRF, from the coding sequence ATGATTGGCGCCCTCCTCCCAAACAATGCAACAGAATTTGAAAGGCGCCTTGCCGATGTTTGCGACTTTCATCAAGATGTTGATGGTGCTGTTTTGGGGATTTCACGCTCTAAGCTTATCACCCGCCCTCCTCGCTTCTTGCCATGGTTGATTGAAGAATATGGGCTTGGAGAGCTTACACCTTATGTTCCAAACCTCTATGATTTGATTGACCAAGGGCTCCAATGGCAAAATATTCGCGGTTCTTTAGCGGCTATTGAGAGAGGGCTTGCATGGCTTCAGATTTCAGCACGCTTTACACCAGCATGGTCGGGGCGTTTATGGTGGAATTCCTTCCAACTTTACTTTGATCAATTGCCTGAACAAAGTGCTCTTGAAGCCATTGAAGCCATCACAGAGCTTTCCAAAAGCTTACGCTCTGATTTTCGCCGTGGTGTCAATGGTTATGACGTGCAAGCACTGGAAGGCAATATGTCACGCCTTGATGACAGTCTGCTGGACTATGAGAGCGGTGTACGCTTAACAGCGGGGGACACACTGTTTTCCTTTGGGCGCACAACAGAAATTATGCACAGGCTTACCAAACAAGAAGGCACACTGATTGGCAATTGGATGGATGACGGGGATGGGGAATTAAGCTTCGACCAAATTGATTATCCATGGGATATGGCAAATTTTCCCTGGTGTTCTGTTAAAAAACATCAACGCGATATACTGATGGCAGAGTGGTTTTATAACCGCACCCTTTATCTCGTGTTAAGAGACTGTGAGGATGATGTCATTGGCACTCGCAGATGCAACATTGTCAAACCAGTAGAACAGAATTTGGCGGGTGTTTATCACCATTTGGGCGATCGTTATCAACCCTCCTCGATGGGCACAGCCCTTCTTATTGCAGCACGCACGGATTTTCAAAATGTTGACGGCAGAAAAGCCGCCTCTATTGCTGTTCTCGTGCATGCGACCCCTAAACAACATATCCCTTTGGGTAAACTTTGGTGTGCGTGCAATGAACTGATTGGCGGGGTGGAGATCATCAAAACGCCCATCAATATTCCTTTGCGTGGTGATGTTCGCGAGCAATTCAAGATTTTATTGAGGTTTTAA
- a CDS encoding GPW/gp25 family protein, producing the protein MNIGMDRSTGKSLTGIEHLRQSILDILSTRIGTRVMRRDYGSHVADIIDAPVNDAFAVRLYAAIAEALDKWEPRFKLNKIDCKWNENGQVSLSFEGLYLPSGKPITMEGLLIK; encoded by the coding sequence TTGAACATAGGAATGGACCGTAGCACAGGAAAATCCTTGACCGGCATTGAACATTTGCGCCAATCCATCCTTGATATTTTATCAACACGCATTGGCACGCGTGTAATGCGTCGTGATTATGGTTCACACGTTGCGGATATTATTGATGCACCGGTCAATGACGCCTTTGCTGTTCGCCTTTATGCCGCTATTGCCGAGGCTTTAGACAAGTGGGAACCACGTTTTAAACTGAACAAGATTGATTGTAAATGGAATGAGAATGGGCAAGTTTCCTTGTCCTTTGAAGGTCTTTATTTGCCTTCAGGCAAGCCCATCACCATGGAAGGATTGCTGATAAAATGA